In a single window of the Flavivirga spongiicola genome:
- a CDS encoding DUF4270 domain-containing protein, which produces MKKTINALKFPIVFLLIISSFIACDKDFSVLESDVLGKGNANFGTNQISLPISAYNKKLSALQINNLGFSLLGFFDDPEFGQTTASIVAQVIPTAFNPDFGDNPVIDSVILSVPYVSKVTGSDNGNTTYSIKDSLYGDSEAKIKLTIYHNNYFLRNFNPNSTNRPQNYFSKADNGTTDNFALTENNTINFDDHVGDIVKDITFIPSGDAIKTTVGEGEDAVTTRSVPALRIHLNESFWKSAIIDHEGQPELSNSSNFYDYFRGLYFKAEPENLVDPKGNMVLMNFASSDASVIIYYSKGADDARTQSTYTLNFRGNRLNTFINNYDINFTDGDPDLGDETLYLKGTEGSMTIIDLFGNDPDALDDFINDFRKTDDTGEFIKDNTTGNFILKKLINEAQLVVYEDESLTTDIEDYHKYDRVYAYDIKNNRPTVDYTFDPTENTTEPFNSKVIHLSQRNPDQKKYKIRLTEHLNNILLRDSTNTKIGLVLSTNVNNTASAQILNSSNDDVTGIPAAAILAPRGTILHGSNENVDPADRRMKLNVFFTEPENN; this is translated from the coding sequence ATGAAAAAGACGATTAATGCCCTTAAATTCCCTATTGTTTTTCTACTAATTATTTCATCTTTTATCGCATGTGATAAAGATTTTAGCGTTTTAGAAAGTGATGTTTTAGGAAAAGGAAATGCAAACTTTGGTACAAATCAGATAAGCCTTCCTATATCTGCATACAACAAAAAACTTAGTGCTTTACAAATTAATAATTTAGGATTTAGTTTACTTGGTTTTTTTGATGATCCAGAATTTGGTCAAACCACTGCTAGTATAGTAGCCCAAGTAATTCCTACGGCATTTAATCCTGATTTTGGTGACAACCCTGTTATTGATTCCGTTATTTTAAGTGTTCCTTATGTTAGCAAGGTTACTGGTTCTGATAATGGCAATACAACATATTCTATTAAAGATTCTTTGTATGGTGATTCTGAGGCAAAAATTAAATTAACTATTTATCATAATAATTATTTCTTAAGAAACTTTAATCCAAATTCAACTAATAGGCCTCAAAATTATTTTTCTAAAGCTGATAATGGTACAACCGATAATTTTGCGCTTACCGAAAATAATACTATAAATTTTGATGACCACGTAGGTGACATAGTAAAGGATATTACGTTTATTCCCAGCGGAGATGCTATTAAAACAACCGTTGGTGAAGGTGAGGATGCCGTTACGACAAGGTCTGTTCCTGCCTTAAGAATACATCTTAATGAATCGTTTTGGAAATCTGCCATTATAGATCACGAAGGGCAACCTGAATTGAGCAACTCTAGTAATTTTTATGATTATTTTAGAGGCCTATATTTTAAAGCAGAACCTGAAAACCTTGTGGATCCAAAAGGAAATATGGTCTTAATGAATTTTGCCTCTAGTGACGCCAGCGTTATTATATACTATTCAAAAGGAGCAGATGATGCCAGAACGCAATCTACATACACTCTTAATTTTAGAGGAAACAGACTTAATACTTTCATAAATAATTATGATATAAATTTCACAGACGGAGACCCTGATTTAGGAGATGAAACGCTCTATTTAAAAGGTACTGAAGGCTCTATGACTATTATTGATTTATTTGGTAACGATCCTGATGCCTTAGACGATTTTATAAATGATTTTAGAAAAACCGATGATACTGGTGAATTCATAAAAGATAATACAACAGGAAACTTTATACTTAAAAAACTTATTAATGAAGCACAGTTGGTTGTATATGAAGATGAATCATTAACGACAGATATTGAAGACTATCATAAATACGATAGGGTTTATGCTTATGATATTAAAAACAATAGACCTACTGTTGATTATACATTCGATCCAACTGAGAACACAACGGAACCCTTCAATTCTAAAGTGATTCATTTGAGTCAACGTAATCCAGATCAAAAAAAATACAAAATACGTCTTACTGAACATTTAAATAATATCTTATTAAGAGACTCTACCAATACAAAAATAGGCTTGGTACTATCAACTAACGTTAATAATACAGCTAGTGCTCAAATATTAAACAGTAGTAATGATGATGTTACAGGAATTCCTGCAGCAGCTATTTTAGCGCCAAGGGGTACTATTTTACACGGAAGTAATGAAAATGTTGATCCAGCAGACAGAAGAATGAAATTAAACGTGTTTTTCACAGAACCCGAAAATAACTAA
- a CDS encoding LamG domain-containing protein, producing the protein MKKRLLYKVLFVIVLFTVNTSMAQDTDGDGIQDSVDVDDDNDGILDAIECGVVYCAENAINGSFEEPSVNTGTWLLFHENDVPGWKTTAADKQIELWYSGFLGTPASHGNQLAELNANQTAALYQELCISGGSKVQWSVKHRGRDGSDVAQVRIGADLASASIVETMSNDNTAWGTHTGIYDVPDGQDTTFFIIEAVSTSSGSISVGNLIDDFSIAIVEEPSCNVNSDGDGFEDKIDIDSDNDGIPDNVEAQTTLGYLLPSGVVNTSGPYIGLWDNYGTGLIPVDTDSDGVPDYKDLNSDNDDYNDIEENGMANSSTAADVDDDGLINPFETNGVNDSSWDVNEDIEDPTDLSILPDSDSNLNSGGDLDYRDIPAVIYPTSASVDFDGVDDFLSGNSILNGLGEVTIMAWIKIDTANTGVPKATIAGEDTACRLFIKNGNEVFFSIKTSADISKSISGGEINYDEWHHVTGIFSSITGEQIIYIDGEQIKRDVNNNQIGANILTTNKWTGNFEVGRISKSISNRQYFNGEIDEIRVFNKAITESQVQGMIYQEIENNSGNVRGAIVIKDIEDIATSATIPWTNLIAYYPMTEINSNQVLDYSQNDNTIIMNNITTVQEQTTPLPYVTFSNGDWTDQDTWLHGDVWDIENIAQDKDWYIVKISNDIKISSSLNTLGLIIDDGSTLTVTGDHLIRNTWYLELNGTLNLEDDCQLIQTVNSDLVTSATGKLLRRQEGTSNVYRYNYWSSPVGATGITNLTDNNASTNNTNNTPFNLNMIKDESGVNLSFTSAYDEAGKISTYWIYTYKNALTYWDWAFHSPSTPLEPGVGYTQKGTGNAGIKQQYIFEGKPNNGTILINVTDKGGPGSVSQVSKTEYLLGNPYPSALDIHKFIDDNAGVIDGTLQLWQQWAGDSHHLNEYKGGYAQVNKLGSTRAYQFVGIYGAHNGSQDGTVTPSRYLPVGQGFVTEIIADGDVEFNNSQRIFIKESDADGTYNNGSSFLKSSNTKSKKGNTSKESKENNVMQKIRLEFNSIVGPKTRRELLLGFSETTTDGFDYGYDAECDESNNNDFNLGLEGKNMNMQAYSPITEDKAIPLNFKSSGDNTFEIKITETENLEEGQEVYLRDNLTGTYFDLRSGSAYEFQSEAGKFNTRFEMVFQNEAKTLSAEEATFTENYIYYQNKTNTLFAKKLNSQVKKLALINMRGQTVLEVENVPTESLENGFRFDNISTGAYIICLRTEMNEVLTKKIVFN; encoded by the coding sequence ATGAAAAAAAGGCTGCTTTATAAAGTGCTATTTGTAATCGTATTGTTTACGGTAAATACTAGTATGGCGCAAGATACAGATGGAGATGGAATTCAAGATTCAGTTGATGTAGATGATGATAATGATGGGATTCTAGACGCTATAGAATGTGGTGTGGTATATTGTGCTGAAAATGCAATAAATGGAAGTTTTGAGGAGCCATCTGTTAATACGGGGACATGGCTCTTATTTCACGAAAATGATGTGCCCGGTTGGAAAACGACAGCTGCGGATAAGCAAATAGAATTATGGTATAGCGGCTTTTTAGGTACTCCAGCTAGCCATGGTAACCAATTGGCAGAGCTTAATGCTAACCAAACAGCAGCATTATACCAAGAATTGTGTATTTCTGGAGGATCAAAAGTTCAATGGTCGGTTAAACATAGAGGAAGAGACGGAAGTGATGTAGCTCAAGTAAGGATTGGTGCAGATTTAGCATCAGCTTCCATAGTAGAAACCATGTCTAATGATAATACGGCCTGGGGAACCCACACCGGTATTTATGACGTGCCAGATGGACAAGACACAACCTTCTTTATTATCGAAGCAGTAAGTACCTCATCAGGTTCAATTAGTGTTGGTAATTTGATTGATGATTTTAGTATTGCTATTGTAGAAGAACCGTCTTGTAATGTAAATTCTGATGGAGATGGTTTTGAAGATAAGATAGATATAGATAGCGATAATGACGGAATCCCGGATAATGTTGAAGCACAAACAACTTTAGGGTATTTGCTTCCAAGTGGGGTGGTTAATACTTCTGGTCCTTATATTGGATTATGGGACAACTATGGAACAGGTTTAATACCTGTGGATACAGATTCTGATGGAGTTCCAGATTATAAAGATTTAAATAGTGATAATGATGACTATAATGATATCGAGGAAAATGGAATGGCAAACTCTAGTACGGCTGCCGACGTGGATGATGATGGGCTAATTAATCCTTTTGAAACAAATGGTGTTAACGACAGTAGTTGGGATGTTAATGAAGATATTGAAGATCCCACTGATTTATCTATACTTCCGGATTCTGATTCCAATTTGAATTCAGGTGGTGACTTGGATTATCGGGATATTCCCGCAGTTATTTACCCAACATCGGCTTCTGTGGATTTTGACGGGGTGGATGATTTTTTGAGTGGGAATAGCATTTTGAATGGTTTAGGTGAAGTCACTATTATGGCATGGATAAAGATTGATACAGCAAATACTGGTGTCCCAAAAGCAACAATAGCAGGTGAGGATACAGCTTGTAGACTATTTATAAAAAACGGAAATGAAGTTTTTTTTAGCATAAAAACATCAGCAGATATTTCAAAGAGCATTAGTGGAGGTGAAATCAATTATGATGAGTGGCATCATGTTACCGGAATTTTTTCTAGTATCACTGGTGAGCAAATAATTTATATTGATGGCGAACAGATTAAAAGAGATGTTAATAATAATCAAATTGGAGCGAATATTTTAACTACAAATAAATGGACGGGGAACTTTGAAGTTGGTCGAATTTCAAAATCAATTTCAAATAGGCAGTATTTTAACGGAGAGATTGACGAGATAAGAGTTTTTAATAAGGCTATAACAGAATCTCAAGTCCAGGGCATGATATATCAGGAAATTGAAAATAACTCCGGAAATGTTAGAGGTGCTATTGTCATAAAAGACATTGAAGACATAGCCACAAGTGCAACAATACCATGGACTAACTTGATTGCATACTACCCTATGACTGAAATTAATTCGAATCAAGTATTGGATTACTCTCAAAATGATAATACCATCATAATGAATAATATAACTACCGTTCAGGAGCAAACAACGCCGTTGCCTTATGTAACTTTTAGTAATGGAGATTGGACTGATCAGGATACTTGGCTGCATGGCGATGTTTGGGATATAGAGAATATAGCTCAAGACAAAGATTGGTATATCGTAAAAATTTCTAATGACATAAAAATTTCAAGTTCGCTTAATACATTAGGTCTAATTATAGATGATGGAAGTACACTAACTGTAACTGGAGATCATTTAATACGAAACACATGGTATTTAGAGTTAAATGGAACACTTAACTTAGAAGATGACTGCCAGTTAATTCAAACTGTAAACAGTGATCTGGTTACCTCGGCGACAGGCAAGCTTTTAAGGCGCCAAGAAGGAACCTCTAATGTATATAGGTACAACTATTGGTCTTCGCCAGTAGGAGCCACAGGCATTACAAACTTAACAGATAATAATGCATCAACAAATAACACTAATAATACACCATTTAACTTAAATATGATAAAAGATGAATCCGGAGTTAATTTGTCCTTTACTTCTGCCTATGATGAAGCTGGAAAAATTAGTACGTATTGGATTTATACTTACAAAAATGCTTTGACGTATTGGGATTGGGCATTTCATTCACCAAGTACGCCATTGGAACCGGGAGTTGGTTACACACAAAAAGGTACAGGGAATGCCGGTATAAAGCAACAATATATTTTTGAAGGGAAACCAAATAATGGTACTATATTAATAAATGTTACCGATAAAGGTGGCCCAGGGTCTGTTTCGCAGGTATCCAAAACGGAGTATCTATTAGGGAACCCGTACCCATCGGCCTTGGACATCCATAAATTCATTGATGACAATGCAGGGGTAATAGATGGTACGTTACAATTATGGCAACAATGGGCTGGAGATTCACATCATCTTAATGAGTACAAAGGCGGCTACGCGCAAGTAAATAAATTGGGATCTACAAGAGCCTACCAATTTGTAGGCATATATGGAGCACATAACGGTTCCCAGGACGGGACTGTAACGCCTTCAAGATACCTTCCGGTTGGTCAGGGGTTTGTTACGGAGATTATAGCAGATGGAGATGTAGAGTTTAATAACAGCCAGCGAATATTTATAAAAGAATCCGATGCAGATGGAACCTATAATAATGGGTCATCGTTCCTGAAATCGAGTAATACAAAATCTAAAAAAGGTAACACTTCTAAAGAAAGTAAAGAGAATAATGTTATGCAGAAAATCCGGTTAGAATTTAATTCGATTGTGGGACCCAAGACCCGAAGAGAATTACTTTTAGGCTTTAGCGAAACCACCACAGATGGTTTTGATTACGGCTATGATGCAGAATGTGACGAGTCCAATAACAACGATTTTAATTTAGGTTTAGAGGGCAAGAATATGAATATGCAAGCCTATAGCCCAATTACAGAAGATAAGGCCATACCGTTAAACTTTAAATCTTCAGGAGATAATACGTTTGAGATTAAGATAACAGAAACGGAGAATTTAGAAGAAGGGCAAGAAGTTTATCTAAGGGACAACCTAACAGGTACTTATTTTGATTTAAGAAGTGGCTCAGCATACGAGTTTCAATCGGAGGCAGGAAAGTTTAATACCAGATTTGAGATGGTTTTCCAAAATGAAGCTAAAACTTTGAGTGCAGAAGAGGCGACATTTACAGAGAATTATATTTATTATCAGAATAAGACCAATACACTGTTTGCTAAAAAGTTGAATAGCCAGGTCAAAAAACTGGCCTTAATCAATATGAGGGGTCAAACCGTTTTAGAAGTTGAAAATGTACCAACAGAAAGTTTAGAGAATGGTTTTAGATTTGATAATATATCAACGGGAGCCTATATAATATGTTTAAGAACGGAAATGAATGAGGTGCTCACCAAAAAGATTGTTTTTAATTAA
- a CDS encoding lysylphosphatidylglycerol synthase transmembrane domain-containing protein: MNNTAKKALKISIPLLLAIGFGWYMFSKIPISTIVPYFKSANYWWVLLGIFFGLLSHLSRAYRWQYLLEPMGYKVKLPNSIMAVFITYLANYGIPRSGEVLRAAVLTNYEDVPFEKGFGTIVAERIADLIVMLGIIVVTLVLQFDFIFQLLEKSIPSAKLILYAILAILFFGILFFYIRQSQSKIALKIKTFLIGLKEGLLSIFKMKNKWPFILHTLFIWGMYVLMFYVTTFAVEDLHGISLGAVVIAFIAASFTIAATNGGVFFYPAAVLGALLLFGLPKDPSYAFGWIIWSSQTLMIFILGVLSFIFLPIYNRKRSK, translated from the coding sequence TTGAATAATACAGCAAAAAAGGCTTTAAAAATTTCAATTCCGCTTTTATTGGCCATAGGATTTGGATGGTATATGTTTTCTAAGATACCAATATCTACAATTGTTCCTTATTTTAAAAGTGCTAATTATTGGTGGGTGTTATTGGGGATCTTTTTTGGCTTGTTAAGTCATCTATCAAGAGCTTATAGATGGCAGTACCTCTTAGAGCCAATGGGCTATAAAGTAAAATTGCCCAATAGTATTATGGCTGTATTTATTACATATCTAGCTAATTACGGAATTCCAAGATCGGGAGAAGTTTTAAGGGCAGCTGTTTTAACTAATTATGAAGATGTTCCATTTGAAAAAGGGTTTGGAACGATAGTAGCAGAACGTATAGCAGATTTAATAGTTATGCTTGGTATTATAGTTGTAACACTAGTTCTTCAATTTGACTTTATTTTTCAACTTTTGGAGAAATCAATCCCATCGGCAAAATTAATTTTGTACGCAATTTTGGCCATTTTATTTTTTGGAATTTTGTTTTTTTATATAAGACAAAGTCAATCAAAAATAGCATTAAAGATTAAAACCTTTTTGATTGGATTGAAAGAAGGTCTTTTGAGTATTTTTAAAATGAAAAACAAATGGCCTTTTATTCTTCATACATTATTTATATGGGGTATGTATGTCCTTATGTTTTATGTTACAACATTTGCCGTTGAAGATTTGCATGGAATTTCATTAGGAGCCGTAGTTATTGCGTTTATTGCAGCTAGTTTTACAATTGCTGCAACAAATGGAGGGGTGTTTTTCTATCCAGCGGCTGTTTTAGGAGCTTTATTGTTATTTGGATTACCCAAAGATCCTAGTTATGCTTTTGGTTGGATTATATGGTCGTCTCAAACTCTTATGATTTTTATTTTGGGAGTCTTGTCCTTTATTTTTTTACCCATTTACAATAGAAAAAGATCAAAATAG
- a CDS encoding glycogen/starch synthase, with the protein MKDKRILYVSSEVVPYLPETEISSMSFEAPRLVNQQGGQIRIFMPRYGNINERRHQLHEVIRLSGINLVINDLDMPLIIKVASIPKERIQVYFIDNDEYFKRKATLTDEAGKLFSDNDERAIFFAKGVIETVKKLNWSPDIIHVHGWLASLLPLYLKEYYKDEPLFNESKIVTSIYNQSFNNTLNKDMLNKIKFDNINEDAVSVLEEPTYNNLMKVAVDYSDALIVGSESIPEDLKSYLEASNKPVLEYKNKDEFGEAYTTFFNTSVLS; encoded by the coding sequence ATGAAAGATAAGAGGATATTATATGTATCATCTGAAGTAGTTCCTTATTTACCAGAAACCGAAATCTCTTCCATGTCTTTTGAAGCACCTAGATTGGTGAATCAACAAGGTGGTCAGATAAGAATATTCATGCCTCGATACGGCAATATAAATGAACGCAGACATCAACTACATGAAGTTATCAGATTATCTGGTATAAACTTGGTGATAAATGATTTAGACATGCCTCTTATTATTAAAGTCGCGTCCATTCCTAAAGAACGCATACAAGTCTACTTTATTGATAATGATGAATACTTCAAAAGAAAAGCAACGTTGACTGATGAAGCTGGCAAATTATTTTCAGATAATGATGAACGTGCTATTTTCTTTGCAAAAGGTGTTATTGAAACCGTTAAGAAATTAAATTGGTCTCCAGATATTATTCATGTTCATGGCTGGCTGGCATCATTATTGCCTTTATACTTGAAAGAATATTATAAAGATGAGCCTTTATTTAACGAAAGCAAAATTGTTACTTCGATTTATAATCAAAGTTTTAACAATACCTTAAATAAAGATATGCTTAATAAGATTAAATTTGACAACATAAATGAAGATGCTGTTAGTGTGCTTGAAGAACCAACATATAATAACTTAATGAAAGTTGCTGTTGATTATTCTGATGCACTAATCGTGGGATCAGAAAGCATACCTGAAGATTTAAAATCCTATTTAGAAGCATCTAACAAACCTGTTTTAGAATACAAAAATAAAGATGAATTTGGTGAAGCTTACACAACATTTTTTAATACTAGCGTTTTAAGTTAA
- the radA gene encoding DNA repair protein RadA — MVKVKTTFFCQNCGTQYAKWQGQCNACKEWNTIVEEVIQKPEKSDWKSPTSAVKKTAVPLRIKDIDLSKEPRLNTFDGEFNRVLGGGIVPGSLTLLGGEPGIGKSTLLLQISLKLPYKTLYVSGEESQKQIKMRAERINPNNNHCYILTETKTQNIFKQIEALEPDIVIIDSIQTLHSDYIESSSGSISQIKECTTELIKFAKETATPVLLIGHITKDGHIAGPKILEHMVDTVLQFEGDRNHVFRILRANKNRFGSTNELGIYEMQGSGLREVSNPSEILISKKDEELSGNAIAATLEGMRPLMIEVQALVSTAVYGTPQRSATGFNAKRLNMLLAVLEKRAGFRLGAKDVFLNITGGITVDDPAIDLAVVAAILSSSEDMALQKDFCFAAEVGLSGEIRPVQRVEQRILEAEKLGFSTIFVSKYNKISLKNTVIKIQLISKIEDLVDSII; from the coding sequence ATGGTAAAGGTGAAAACGACTTTTTTTTGTCAAAACTGTGGTACACAATATGCGAAATGGCAAGGACAATGCAATGCCTGTAAAGAGTGGAATACAATAGTTGAAGAGGTTATTCAAAAACCAGAAAAGAGTGATTGGAAGTCTCCAACATCTGCTGTAAAAAAAACAGCCGTTCCATTACGAATTAAAGATATAGATCTTTCTAAAGAACCACGACTTAATACATTCGATGGAGAGTTTAATCGCGTATTAGGGGGAGGTATAGTGCCTGGGTCATTAACATTATTAGGTGGTGAGCCTGGAATTGGGAAAAGTACTTTATTATTACAAATTTCATTAAAACTTCCTTATAAAACCTTATATGTTTCTGGTGAAGAAAGCCAGAAACAAATAAAAATGAGAGCAGAGCGTATTAACCCTAATAATAATCATTGTTATATATTAACTGAAACTAAAACACAAAATATATTCAAACAAATAGAAGCTTTAGAGCCCGATATTGTTATTATTGATTCTATTCAAACACTTCATAGTGATTATATAGAATCTTCTTCAGGAAGTATTTCTCAGATAAAAGAATGTACTACAGAGCTTATAAAGTTTGCTAAAGAAACAGCAACACCCGTTTTGTTGATCGGTCATATTACTAAAGATGGACATATTGCAGGACCCAAAATATTGGAACATATGGTGGATACCGTGTTGCAATTTGAAGGAGATCGTAATCACGTATTTAGAATTTTAAGAGCTAATAAAAATCGTTTTGGATCTACTAATGAATTGGGCATATACGAAATGCAAGGCTCTGGACTTCGAGAGGTTTCTAATCCATCAGAGATTTTAATCTCTAAAAAAGATGAAGAATTGTCTGGAAATGCTATAGCAGCAACCTTAGAAGGCATGCGTCCATTAATGATAGAAGTACAAGCTTTAGTGAGTACTGCAGTTTATGGAACGCCACAACGGAGTGCCACTGGTTTTAATGCAAAACGCCTCAATATGTTATTAGCTGTATTAGAAAAACGTGCTGGGTTTAGATTGGGAGCTAAGGATGTGTTTTTAAATATTACAGGAGGTATTACGGTTGACGATCCAGCTATCGATTTGGCTGTTGTGGCTGCTATACTATCCTCTAGCGAGGATATGGCATTGCAGAAGGATTTTTGCTTTGCTGCTGAGGTTGGCTTGTCTGGAGAAATTCGCCCTGTTCAACGTGTGGAGCAGCGTATTTTAGAAGCCGAAAAATTAGGATTCTCCACCATTTTTGTGTCCAAATACAATAAAATTTCTTTAAAAAACACGGTCATTAAAATTCAACTCATTTCTAAAATTGAAGATTTGGTTGACAGTATAATCTGA
- a CDS encoding alpha/beta hydrolase: protein MKQIFYVLLFVVSTHLTEAQVKYEAIESSKLGESRELKIQLPRGYNSNEDKNYPLFIVFDGDYLFEAVTGNVDYYSYWEDMPESIIVGINQVEKRFDDCLYSEQNSLPIDTGSSFFEFIGMELIPYIEKTYRTTPFRVVVGHGETANFINYFLLKPKPLFQGYIAVSPELAPNMIDYLPERLANLESKLFYYLANTKNDPNSIKGMTEALNKDISAIENENLNYSFNSFETPSYYSAPLHALPNAIENIFRVFQPISKKEYKETILELENSPVEYLVEKYQTINGLFGLEKQILINDFKAISAAIEKTEQYEYYEALGKMARDQYPKTLLGGYYLARFYEEMGEPKKAMRTYETAFTLKEIAGITKDLLIEKVNLIKEDFGY from the coding sequence ATGAAGCAAATATTTTACGTTTTACTGTTTGTAGTATCTACCCATTTAACTGAAGCTCAAGTTAAATATGAAGCTATTGAATCTTCAAAATTAGGAGAGTCTAGAGAGCTTAAAATACAATTACCCCGAGGTTATAATAGTAATGAGGATAAAAATTACCCATTATTTATTGTATTTGATGGCGATTATCTATTCGAGGCTGTTACTGGAAATGTAGATTACTATTCCTATTGGGAAGATATGCCAGAATCTATTATTGTAGGGATTAATCAGGTTGAGAAACGATTTGATGATTGCCTGTATTCTGAACAAAACTCTTTACCAATTGATACTGGATCAAGCTTCTTTGAGTTTATTGGGATGGAGCTTATTCCATATATAGAAAAAACATATAGAACGACTCCTTTTAGAGTAGTTGTAGGTCATGGAGAAACAGCTAATTTTATTAATTATTTTTTATTAAAACCTAAGCCATTGTTTCAGGGTTATATTGCGGTTAGTCCGGAATTAGCTCCGAATATGATAGATTACCTTCCAGAGCGATTGGCTAATTTGGAGTCTAAATTATTCTATTATTTAGCAAATACTAAAAATGATCCAAACTCTATAAAAGGAATGACCGAAGCTTTAAATAAAGATATTTCTGCTATAGAGAATGAGAACTTAAATTATAGTTTTAATAGTTTTGAAACGCCCTCTTATTACTCGGCACCTTTACATGCGCTACCGAATGCCATTGAAAATATTTTTAGAGTATTTCAGCCTATTAGTAAAAAGGAATATAAAGAGACCATACTTGAATTAGAAAATTCTCCGGTAGAATATTTGGTTGAAAAATATCAAACTATTAACGGTTTATTTGGTCTTGAAAAGCAAATTCTAATTAATGATTTTAAAGCTATTTCGGCAGCCATTGAAAAAACCGAACAATATGAATATTATGAGGCGTTAGGTAAAATGGCTCGAGATCAATATCCGAAAACACTCTTAGGAGGGTATTATTTAGCACGTTTTTATGAAGAAATGGGTGAACCGAAAAAGGCAATGCGTACCTATGAAACGGCTTTTACTTTAAAAGAAATTGCCGGTATCACAAAAGACTTACTGATTGAGAAAGTAAATTTAATTAAAGAAGATTTTGGTTATTAA
- the panD gene encoding aspartate 1-decarboxylase: MQIQVVKSKIHRVKCTGAELNYIGSITIDEDLMEAANIIQGEKVQIVNNDNGERLETYCIPGPRKSGEITLNGAAARKVSVGDTLILITYAFMDIEVAKGFKPSLVFPDEATNLLK, encoded by the coding sequence ATGCAAATTCAAGTAGTAAAATCTAAAATTCACAGAGTAAAATGCACAGGTGCAGAACTCAATTATATAGGTAGTATCACTATTGATGAAGACTTAATGGAAGCTGCCAATATTATACAAGGTGAAAAAGTTCAAATTGTTAATAACGATAATGGAGAGCGTTTAGAAACTTATTGTATTCCCGGGCCGCGTAAAAGTGGAGAAATTACCCTTAACGGAGCAGCCGCTAGAAAAGTTTCGGTTGGTGATACATTAATTTTAATTACTTATGCCTTTATGGATATTGAAGTAGCTAAAGGTTTTAAGCCCTCATTAGTTTTTCCAGATGAGGCTACAAACTTATTAAAATAA
- the panC gene encoding pantoate--beta-alanine ligase, whose amino-acid sequence MEFYSDKQQITTAIGVLKTKRLTLGLVPTMGALHEGHLQLVKKALDNNDKVVVSIFVNPTQFDNHEDLEKYPRTLKNDLDLLKTVSKEDIIVYAPTVDDIYEGKTVSQSFDFEGLEFEMEGKFRDGHFDGVGTVVKRFFDIVKPHNAYFGEKDFQQLQIIKKLVEKARIPVNVVGCKIHREASGLAMSSRNTRLKPAYKKVVPFIYETLTTAKKHFGTNSANKVLKWVENQFTKHDLLELEYFIIADVKTLKPVKRKSNKKSYRAFIAVYADDIRLIDNIALN is encoded by the coding sequence GTGGAATTTTACTCAGATAAACAACAAATTACGACAGCTATTGGTGTTTTAAAAACGAAACGGTTAACATTAGGGTTGGTCCCTACTATGGGAGCTTTACATGAAGGACATTTACAATTGGTAAAGAAAGCTTTGGATAATAATGACAAAGTGGTTGTTAGCATTTTTGTTAATCCTACACAGTTTGATAATCACGAAGACTTGGAAAAATACCCAAGAACACTTAAGAATGATCTGGACTTGCTTAAAACTGTTAGCAAAGAGGATATCATAGTTTATGCACCTACAGTTGATGATATTTACGAAGGAAAAACGGTTTCCCAAAGTTTTGATTTTGAGGGGTTAGAATTTGAAATGGAAGGTAAATTTCGTGATGGACATTTTGATGGAGTAGGTACTGTTGTTAAACGTTTTTTCGATATTGTGAAACCCCATAATGCGTATTTTGGAGAGAAAGATTTTCAACAATTGCAGATTATAAAAAAACTAGTTGAAAAAGCTCGTATTCCGGTTAATGTCGTTGGCTGTAAAATACATCGTGAGGCTAGTGGTTTAGCAATGAGTTCGCGTAATACACGACTAAAACCAGCGTATAAAAAAGTGGTCCCTTTTATTTATGAAACTTTAACAACTGCCAAAAAGCATTTTGGCACAAATAGTGCTAATAAAGTATTGAAATGGGTTGAAAATCAGTTTACAAAACATGATTTATTAGAGTTGGAATATTTTATTATCGCTGATGTTAAAACTTTAAAACCGGTTAAACGAAAATCAAACAAAAAATCATATAGAGCGTTTATAGCAGTATATGCAGATGATATTAGACTTATTGATAATATCGCACTAAATTAA